The following proteins are encoded in a genomic region of Cervus elaphus chromosome 15, mCerEla1.1, whole genome shotgun sequence:
- the LRRC18 gene encoding leucine-rich repeat-containing protein 18 isoform X2 produces the protein MAKGAKGPKGKKITLAVAKNCIKITFDGKKRLDLSKMGITTFPKCILRLTDVDELDLSRNLIKKIPDAISKFQNLRWLDLHSNYIDKLPDTIGQMTSLLYLNVSNNRLTTNGLPVELNQLKNVRTVNLGLNHLDSVPTTLGALKELHEVGLHDNLLSNIPNSISKLPKLKKLNTKRNPFPKAESSDMFVDSIRRLDNLYLVEEKDLCGTCLRKCQQARDKLNKIKSMATATPRKAIFSTLVSPNSMAKESQEDWR, from the coding sequence ATGGCCAAGGGAGCAAAAGGCCCCAAGGGCAAAAAGATCACCCTCGCTGTGGCCAAGAATTGTATCAAGATCACATTTGATGGAAAGAAACGCCTTGACTTGAGCAAGATGGGAATTACCACCTTTCCCAAGTGTATTTTGCGACTCACTGATGTGGATGAGCTCGACCTGAGCCGGAACTTGATCAAGAAGATTCCTGATGCCATCTCCAAGTTCCAGAACCTACGGTGGCTGGACTTGCACAGCAACTACATTGACAAGCTCCCCGATACCATCGGCCAGATGACCTCTCTGCTCTACCTCAACGTCAGCAACAACAGGCTGACCACCAACGGGCTGCCCGTAGAGCTCAATCAACTCAAGAATGTCCGCACTGTGAATCTAGGCCTGAACCATCTGGACAGCGTGCCCACCACACTGGGTGCTCTAAAGGAGCTCCACGAGGTGGGGCTCCATGACAACCTGCTGAGCAACATTCCCAACAGCATCTCCAAGCTCCCCAAGCTGAAAAAGCTCAACACAAAGCGAAATCCCTTTCCCAAGGCAGAGTCGTCGGATATGTTTGTGGATTCCATCAGGAGGCTGGACAACCTGTATCTGGTGGAAGAGAAGGATCTGTGTGGGACTTGCCTGAGAAAATGCCAACAGGCCCGGGACAAGCTGAACAAAATCAAGAGCATGGCCACGGCGACACCAAGAAAGGCCATCTTTTCCACTTTGGTCTCACCCAACTCCATGGCCAAGGAATCCCAAGAAGATTGGAGGTGA
- the LRRC18 gene encoding leucine-rich repeat-containing protein 18 isoform X1, with protein MAKGAKGPKGKKITLAVAKNCIKITFDGKKRLDLSKMGITTFPKCILRLTDVDELDLSRNLIKKIPDAISKFQNLRWLDLHSNYIDKLPDTIGQMTSLLYLNVSNNRLTTNGLPVELNQLKNVRTVNLGLNHLDSVPTTLGALKELHEVGLHDNLLSNIPNSISKLPKLKKLNTKRNPFPKAESSDMFVDSIRRLDNLYLVEEKDLCGTCLRKCQQARDKLNKIKSMATATPRKAIFSTLVSPNSMAKESQEDWRIRSTSP; from the coding sequence ATGGCCAAGGGAGCAAAAGGCCCCAAGGGCAAAAAGATCACCCTCGCTGTGGCCAAGAATTGTATCAAGATCACATTTGATGGAAAGAAACGCCTTGACTTGAGCAAGATGGGAATTACCACCTTTCCCAAGTGTATTTTGCGACTCACTGATGTGGATGAGCTCGACCTGAGCCGGAACTTGATCAAGAAGATTCCTGATGCCATCTCCAAGTTCCAGAACCTACGGTGGCTGGACTTGCACAGCAACTACATTGACAAGCTCCCCGATACCATCGGCCAGATGACCTCTCTGCTCTACCTCAACGTCAGCAACAACAGGCTGACCACCAACGGGCTGCCCGTAGAGCTCAATCAACTCAAGAATGTCCGCACTGTGAATCTAGGCCTGAACCATCTGGACAGCGTGCCCACCACACTGGGTGCTCTAAAGGAGCTCCACGAGGTGGGGCTCCATGACAACCTGCTGAGCAACATTCCCAACAGCATCTCCAAGCTCCCCAAGCTGAAAAAGCTCAACACAAAGCGAAATCCCTTTCCCAAGGCAGAGTCGTCGGATATGTTTGTGGATTCCATCAGGAGGCTGGACAACCTGTATCTGGTGGAAGAGAAGGATCTGTGTGGGACTTGCCTGAGAAAATGCCAACAGGCCCGGGACAAGCTGAACAAAATCAAGAGCATGGCCACGGCGACACCAAGAAAGGCCATCTTTTCCACTTTGGTCTCACCCAACTCCATGGCCAAGGAATCCCAAGAAGATTGGAG